A part of Legionella sainthelensi genomic DNA contains:
- the ybgF gene encoding tol-pal system protein YbgF, with protein sequence MIYCKKHIIAAGFILMLPLTGWSEAPVVDDSENFAIIEGQAQEAPVVGSKYDDPQIESGQFDLAQNENYTIDNSQDEDGPALAKDDHPSDSENNLTDNAKLIDKVQSLQQEIQELRGQLEVQAHDLKLLQQQQVAFYKDLDARLSGNSSSKLTSSKPPINLDVGSKESISKAKTSIPAEKTEAKTTMATTPVSVPMSRANPADEQISYLAAYELIKNKRYDDAITAMNVFVQKYPRGGYTANAQYWLGELYLVKKDYSKSIEHFNTVLQQFPTSSKSAASMLKVGYAYAEQGNKPEAKKFLQQVVRAYPNTPTAQLASSKLRTI encoded by the coding sequence ATGATTTATTGCAAAAAACACATTATCGCTGCAGGTTTTATACTAATGCTCCCTTTGACTGGTTGGTCAGAGGCACCTGTGGTTGATGATAGTGAAAATTTTGCGATTATTGAAGGACAGGCGCAAGAAGCGCCTGTTGTTGGTTCTAAATATGATGATCCTCAAATTGAAAGTGGACAATTTGATTTAGCACAGAATGAGAATTACACTATCGATAATTCTCAAGATGAGGATGGTCCTGCACTTGCTAAAGATGATCATCCAAGTGATTCAGAAAACAATCTTACTGACAATGCAAAACTAATTGATAAAGTTCAAAGCTTACAACAAGAAATACAAGAATTGAGAGGTCAATTGGAAGTGCAGGCTCATGATTTAAAGCTCTTACAGCAACAACAAGTGGCTTTTTATAAAGATTTAGATGCACGCTTAAGTGGAAATAGTTCTTCTAAGTTAACATCGAGTAAACCACCAATAAATCTTGATGTGGGTTCTAAGGAATCTATTTCTAAGGCCAAGACCAGTATACCTGCAGAAAAAACTGAAGCGAAGACAACAATGGCGACCACTCCGGTTTCTGTTCCTATGTCCCGTGCAAATCCAGCTGACGAACAAATTAGTTATTTAGCTGCGTATGAATTAATAAAGAATAAACGTTATGATGACGCCATAACTGCAATGAATGTATTTGTACAAAAATATCCCAGAGGGGGGTATACCGCTAATGCCCAGTATTGGTTAGGGGAGCTTTATTTAGTTAAAAAGGATTATTCAAAATCCATTGAACATTTTAATACAGTGTTACAACAATTTCCTACCTCAAGCAAATCTGCTGCAAGTATGCTAAAAGTTGGTTATGCCTATGCAGAACAGGGTAATAAGCCAGAAGCAAAAAAATTCCTGCAACAGGTAGTTAGGGCCTATCCCAATACACCTACGGCACAACTAGCAAGCTCAAAATTACGTACAATATGA
- the pal gene encoding peptidoglycan-associated lipoprotein Pal, whose product MKARSLCKLGLLVASVVLVAACSKAPGSADGAALAEGEASAQGLGQFTHFAGQEPGESYTTQAPHNQLYLFSYDDSNLAPKYLPSVNAQAEYLKTHPGARVLLAGHTDERGSREYNVALGERRANTVADILRMAGVNRQQVRVVSYGKERPINLGHDDASHAQNRRVEFTYEATR is encoded by the coding sequence ATGAAAGCCAGATCATTATGTAAATTAGGTCTGCTTGTAGCGAGCGTTGTATTAGTGGCTGCTTGTTCTAAAGCACCAGGTAGTGCTGACGGAGCCGCTTTGGCTGAAGGCGAGGCATCTGCTCAAGGCCTAGGACAATTCACCCATTTTGCTGGCCAAGAACCGGGAGAGTCTTATACCACTCAGGCACCTCATAATCAATTATACCTATTCTCTTATGATGATAGTAATTTGGCTCCGAAATATTTGCCATCTGTTAATGCTCAAGCTGAATATTTGAAAACACATCCTGGTGCTCGTGTATTATTAGCTGGACATACTGACGAGCGTGGAAGCCGTGAATATAACGTGGCTCTTGGTGAGCGTCGTGCAAATACAGTAGCAGATATTTTACGTATGGCTGGTGTTAACCGACAACAAGTTCGCGTTGTGAGTTATGGTAAAGAGCGTCCGATTAATTTAGGACATGATGACGCGTCACATGCACAAAATCGACGTGTAGAATTTACTTATGAGGCAACAAGATGA
- a CDS encoding ABC-type transport auxiliary lipoprotein family protein, producing the protein MNKLAVCIVGFSAVILSACSPVKISVKDQYQLSAFSAKQLAKKPLPITLLVTAPDAAGGYQTEQMLYIKRPYELDAFAKNAWVNPPADMLYPLILQSLQKTNLFEAVTSNAYALGADYRLDTQLLFLNQNFLKKPSVIEFSVKIVLTHVNDNKILGSHIINLRVPCPSDTPYGGVIAANKATQQFTAELAHFVVSHIEH; encoded by the coding sequence ATGAATAAATTGGCTGTTTGTATTGTGGGTTTCAGTGCTGTGATACTTAGTGCATGTTCACCCGTTAAAATTTCTGTAAAAGATCAATACCAATTAAGTGCCTTTAGTGCAAAACAATTGGCTAAAAAACCACTGCCTATTACTTTATTGGTTACAGCCCCTGACGCTGCTGGTGGTTATCAAACGGAACAGATGCTTTATATAAAAAGACCTTATGAGCTTGACGCTTTTGCAAAAAATGCATGGGTGAATCCTCCTGCTGATATGCTTTATCCCTTAATCTTGCAAAGCCTACAAAAGACAAATCTCTTTGAAGCAGTCACTTCTAATGCATATGCTTTAGGTGCAGATTATCGATTAGACACGCAACTTCTTTTTCTAAATCAAAACTTTCTCAAAAAACCCAGTGTTATAGAATTTTCAGTGAAGATAGTTTTAACTCATGTAAATGATAATAAAATATTAGGTTCACACATCATTAACTTAAGAGTCCCGTGTCCAAGTGATACTCCCTATGGTGGTGTGATTGCAGCTAATAAAGCAACCCAACAATTTACAGCGGAACTGGCTCATTTTGTAGTGTCTCATATAGAGCATTAA
- a CDS encoding MlaD family protein, producing METKTNYTIVGVVVLILLVGLITTMLWLSIGFNQKKYTTYTVYMHEAASGLTQDAPVKYNGVQVGYVKEIRLNQNDPRQVEILLDIEEGTPVTTSTFATLNSQGITGVTYIGLSASTSNLTPIKKMPDEPYPVIPSKPSVFNQLDSILKKVSEDMGIVTTEAQRIFNEENANHIKHILSNIDSFSKDIAGNGKNVNVFMDNLAKTSRDFPHVLEELKVGISKFNLMAESLSKAGNSVSKTMNSGKNTLDKISQESLPPATILLRRLNVISANLEKVSSEMRQNPAVVIRGSKPPHPGPGE from the coding sequence TTGGAAACGAAAACCAATTATACCATAGTGGGCGTGGTCGTACTCATATTGCTTGTGGGACTTATAACTACAATGTTGTGGTTATCCATTGGTTTTAATCAGAAAAAATATACTACTTATACAGTTTATATGCATGAAGCCGCTTCAGGCCTTACTCAGGATGCGCCAGTAAAATACAATGGGGTACAAGTTGGCTATGTTAAAGAAATAAGACTGAATCAAAATGATCCCAGGCAAGTTGAAATTTTGTTGGATATAGAAGAAGGAACCCCCGTTACGACAAGTACTTTTGCTACTCTTAATTCTCAGGGAATTACTGGGGTAACTTACATTGGTTTGAGTGCAAGTACTTCCAATTTGACTCCCATAAAAAAGATGCCTGATGAACCGTATCCAGTTATTCCTTCAAAACCCTCTGTTTTTAATCAATTGGATAGCATCTTAAAAAAAGTATCTGAAGATATGGGTATCGTGACTACCGAAGCGCAACGTATATTTAATGAAGAAAATGCGAACCACATAAAACATATACTTTCGAATATTGATAGTTTCTCTAAAGATATTGCAGGTAATGGTAAAAATGTGAATGTCTTTATGGATAATCTCGCGAAAACCAGCCGTGATTTCCCACATGTGCTTGAGGAGTTAAAAGTGGGAATATCTAAATTCAATCTTATGGCTGAAAGTTTAAGCAAAGCGGGGAATAGCGTATCAAAAACGATGAATTCAGGAAAAAATACACTCGATAAAATCTCCCAGGAATCACTTCCACCAGCAACTATTTTACTGCGTCGCTTGAATGTAATTTCGGCAAACCTTGAAAAAGTAAGTAGTGAAATGCGACAAAATCCTGCGGTAGTAATTCGTGGAAGTAAACCTCCACACCCCGGGCCTGGAGAATAA
- a CDS encoding ABC transporter ATP-binding protein, whose product MSESIIEIKGLKNYLGGQWVHSGVDLNVQKGEILAIIGGSGSGKTTILRSVLMLMKPTAGDIKVFGQDISHLDTQEALAIRRRWGMLFQHSALFSSMTVLENVMFPMQEFTNLEHEFMNELALLKIALVGLPQEAAGKLPSELSGGMQRRAAAARAIAMDPELLFLDEPTTGLDPLSARRFDDLIVFLRDSLKLTIVMVSHDIESLKRTTDRVAFIGDGKVLSIEPIKELMKNKHKIIADYFSKV is encoded by the coding sequence ATGAGTGAATCCATTATTGAAATTAAAGGGCTGAAAAACTACCTTGGTGGGCAATGGGTGCACTCCGGCGTCGATCTAAATGTGCAAAAAGGAGAAATCTTAGCCATTATCGGTGGCTCTGGAAGCGGAAAAACCACAATATTACGTAGTGTGCTGATGTTAATGAAGCCGACAGCTGGCGACATTAAGGTATTTGGTCAAGATATTAGTCATCTGGATACCCAGGAAGCACTTGCTATTCGTCGTCGCTGGGGAATGCTTTTTCAACATAGTGCATTATTTTCGTCAATGACCGTGTTGGAAAATGTGATGTTTCCTATGCAAGAGTTTACTAATCTTGAACACGAATTTATGAATGAATTGGCTTTATTAAAAATTGCCCTGGTTGGCCTTCCACAAGAGGCAGCAGGAAAATTACCCTCTGAATTGAGTGGGGGAATGCAAAGAAGAGCAGCTGCAGCACGTGCTATCGCTATGGATCCCGAATTATTATTTCTGGATGAGCCTACAACGGGTTTAGATCCGCTGAGTGCAAGACGTTTTGATGATTTAATAGTTTTTTTAAGAGACTCGTTAAAGCTTACTATAGTTATGGTGAGTCATGATATAGAATCTTTAAAAAGAACCACAGATCGCGTAGCTTTTATTGGTGATGGAAAAGTTTTAAGTATTGAACCCATTAAAGAATTAATGAAAAATAAGCATAAAATAATCGCAGACTATTTTAGCAAAGTCTAA